One window from the genome of Pieris napi chromosome 3, ilPieNapi1.2, whole genome shotgun sequence encodes:
- the LOC125063363 gene encoding NADH dehydrogenase [ubiquinone] 1 beta subcomplex subunit 2, mitochondrial-like has translation MLSRSILKQAVLLRSVKNAATNLKQIRNGGHGTWTYRAPPPLASKKETLLAEGLGGLCWWWILYHIATEPEHIYGEWPYIDPSTWTNEELGIPDDTAGPLKK, from the exons atgcttaGTCGATCTATACTGAAACAGGCGGTTTTATTACGAAGCGTGAAGAATGCTGCGACGAATCTTAAACAAATAAGAAACGGTGGCCATGG TACCTGGACATACAGAGCACCACCACCATTGGCATCTAAGAAGGAGACTTTGTTAGCAGAAGGTCTCGGAGGCCTTTGCTGGTGGTGGATTCTATACCATATTGCAACAGAACCAGAACATATCTAT GGTGAATGGCCATACATTGATCCTAGTACATGGACAAATGAGGAATTGGGCATCCCAGACGATACTGCTGGTCCCTTGAAGAAGTAA